Below is a genomic region from Pseudomonadota bacterium.
CTTGAAATCTTGAGGCTCATATCTCTCTAAAAAAATTCAATTTTGCCGTAATTAGCGGCGATGGTATTGGTCCTGAAGTGACTCGTGAAGCACTGAAAGTGCTTGCTACAACTGATGTCAAATTTGATGTGAGACATTTTGATGTTGGCGGGGAGAGGTATCTAAGAGACGGCTATCTATTAAGCGATGCGACCATTGCAGAGCTTCGAAAATTTGATTCAATTATTTTTGGTGCAATCGGAGATCCGCGGATTGCACCAAGTATTCTTGAGCGCGGCATTATCTTGAAGTTGCGATTTGAATTAGATCTTTATATTAATGAGCGACCTGTCAAAGGGATTGCGCCTGGGCAGTCGAAATATCACGAATTCATTGTAATTAGGGAGAACACTGAGGGACCCTATGTGGGCGAGGGTGGGTCGCTCCGCCGTGATACCGATTTTGAAGTTGCAACGCAAGGAAGTGTCAACACGGCATTTGGTGTGGAGCGTTGCATCCGGTACGCGTTTGAAACTGCTAATAGTCGCCCTCGGCGACATGTTTCGCTTGTACACAAAACCAATATTCTTCAATTTTCGGGTTATTTATGGCAGCGTATTTTTGACAAAGTGGCTAAAGAATTTCCTAATGTGACAACTGCATATTTCCACGTTGATGCTGCCTGCATCTATTTAGTGAATGACCCGTTTCGTTTTGATGTTATTGTCACCGATAATTTATTTGGTGACATTATTACGGATTTAAGTGCAGCAGTAAGTGGTGGTATTGGCCGTGCGGCTTCATCGAATTTGAACCCAATGCGAACAGGTCCTTCACTGTTTGAACCAATCCATGGTTCGGCGCCAGACATAGCTGGCAAGGGTGTAGCAGACCCGACTGCAGCGATTCTTTCTA
It encodes:
- a CDS encoding 3-isopropylmalate dehydrogenase translates to MSLKKFNFAVISGDGIGPEVTREALKVLATTDVKFDVRHFDVGGERYLRDGYLLSDATIAELRKFDSIIFGAIGDPRIAPSILERGIILKLRFELDLYINERPVKGIAPGQSKYHEFIVIRENTEGPYVGEGGSLRRDTDFEVATQGSVNTAFGVERCIRYAFETANSRPRRHVSLVHKTNILQFSGYLWQRIFDKVAKEFPNVTTAYFHVDAACIYLVNDPFRFDVIVTDNLFGDIITDLSAAVSGGIGRAASSNLNPMRTGPSLFEPIHGSAPDIAGKGVADPTAAILSIAMMLEFLGQQRAAQIIIEACEPAVVGSTSEIGNAIALRVKSRQI